A genomic window from Leptolyngbya sp. BL0902 includes:
- the hypB gene encoding hydrogenase nickel incorporation protein HypB has translation MHQTFDAALGIDLLHANQTGADHNRAHFDEWGITCFNLMSSPGAGKTALLERTLAGLHHDLRMAVIEGDMTTELDADRLRQYGIPVIAINTGRSCHLDAQMVAGGIHTFSHTYDPTQFDLVLVENVGNLVCPAEFEVGEHAKVALLSITEGEDKPLKYPIMFQEADCLLLTKMDLAPYLDISLERITANVRQMNPHAAILPVSAKTGEGLEAWFSWVRHRCQAQSSALAQPLQR, from the coding sequence ATGCACCAAACCTTTGACGCCGCCCTCGGGATTGACCTACTCCACGCAAACCAAACCGGAGCCGACCACAACCGTGCCCACTTTGACGAGTGGGGCATCACCTGCTTCAACCTAATGAGCAGCCCCGGTGCCGGAAAAACCGCCCTGCTGGAGCGCACCCTCGCCGGACTGCACCACGACCTCAGAATGGCCGTGATTGAAGGGGACATGACCACCGAACTCGATGCCGACCGCCTGCGTCAGTATGGCATTCCCGTGATCGCCATCAACACCGGGCGATCCTGCCATCTCGATGCCCAAATGGTGGCCGGGGGGATCCACACCTTTTCCCACACCTACGACCCCACCCAGTTTGACCTCGTGCTGGTGGAAAACGTGGGCAACCTCGTCTGCCCCGCCGAATTTGAGGTGGGCGAACACGCCAAGGTGGCCCTGCTCAGCATTACCGAAGGGGAAGACAAACCCCTGAAATACCCCATCATGTTCCAGGAGGCCGACTGTCTGCTGCTGACCAAAATGGACTTGGCCCCCTACCTAGACATCAGCCTAGAGCGCATTACGGCCAACGTCCGCCAGATGAACCCCCATGCGGCCATCCTTCCGGTTTCCGCCAAAACTGGGGAGGGCCTAGAAGCCTGGTTTAGTTGGGTGCGCCACCGCTGTCAGGCTCAATCTTCGGCCTTGGCACAGCCCCTCCAGCGTTAG
- a CDS encoding LemA family protein produces MGFMIIVLVLLLAGGFMIANLYNQLVTKRNRYKNAYAQIDVQLQRRYDLIPNLVESVKGYMAHEQGTLTAVINARNSALTASRAASQAPGDPQAMQQLAAAEGALTGSLGKLFALSESYPDLKANQNMGQLMEELSSTENRISFARQAFNDAVTFYNTTRETFPSNLIASSFNFGPAELLEEVAPEVREVPRVSFS; encoded by the coding sequence ATGGGCTTCATGATTATAGTGCTGGTGTTGCTGCTGGCGGGCGGGTTTATGATCGCCAACCTGTACAACCAGTTGGTAACGAAGCGCAACCGCTACAAAAATGCCTACGCCCAAATTGATGTGCAGCTCCAGCGCCGCTACGACCTCATCCCTAACCTGGTGGAGAGCGTTAAGGGCTATATGGCCCACGAACAGGGTACCCTCACAGCCGTGATCAATGCCCGGAACTCTGCTCTTACAGCCAGTCGGGCGGCGTCCCAAGCTCCGGGCGATCCCCAGGCGATGCAGCAGTTGGCGGCGGCGGAGGGAGCCCTCACCGGAAGCCTCGGTAAGCTGTTTGCCCTATCGGAAAGCTATCCCGACCTCAAGGCGAACCAAAACATGGGTCAACTGATGGAGGAACTGTCCTCCACAGAAAACCGCATTTCCTTTGCCCGTCAGGCGTTTAACGATGCCGTCACCTTCTACAACACCACCCGCGAAACCTTCCCCAGCAACCTGATCGCCAGTTCCTTTAACTTTGGCCCAGCGGAACTCCTGGAGGAAGTGGCCCCAGAGGTGCGCGAGGTGCCACGGGTGTCCTTCAGCTAG
- a CDS encoding M48 family metallopeptidase, with amino-acid sequence MNFFEQQDQARRNTTYLVFLFGLAVVLMILAFYAIAVVTLVGNTNGTLAWWRPDLLVLIALATLLVIGAGSATKMVALREGGAGLARSLGGREVTPQTNDPGELRLLNVVAEMALASGTPIPAVYLLDHESSINAFAAGFSPETAVIGVTKGCLDQLSRDELQGVIGHEFSHIVNGDMGLNLKLIGLLQGLLLIHILGRLILRYGNFGSGRRSGNSDNKGMAILFVAALAMAIIGSIGLLCGRLIKSAVSRQREFLADASAVQFTRNPDGLAGALTKLGQLSGGSKIMAPTAEEASHLFFGEALPGVAMFGSWFATHPPLQDRIRRLGKVPNFAQNFAQSAVYNHPSTLAEGLVVGLTNEAPAAASSYAQGRSSVPPSQIPTSQIPTSQIPTSQIPTSPQAFMATIGTIDSRRLAQVQDFLKDLDPALKAALQQPEGAREVVFTLLLDSQATVQTQQTQVIATTYGEDSAQRMMDHRPAVQGMDSRQTLPLLELTVPALRQLSTEDKKTFFGTLQALIKADGRLSLSEYVLQLILRKRLTEATAKPEVTSLDALWADAVTLLSLLAKLGHPKPEDAFYALKTGLYQLPGAKKQTLPTALPAAKITDLNKSLATLEQATPKLKQAIVDACAHTVLADSTVTPQEAELLRAVVMVLDCPAPPFLT; translated from the coding sequence ATGAATTTTTTTGAGCAGCAAGACCAAGCCCGTCGCAACACCACCTACCTTGTGTTCCTGTTTGGGTTGGCGGTGGTGCTGATGATTTTGGCGTTTTATGCCATAGCGGTGGTGACGCTGGTGGGAAATACCAACGGCACCCTGGCCTGGTGGCGGCCAGATTTGCTGGTGCTGATTGCCCTGGCCACCCTGCTGGTGATTGGGGCAGGCAGTGCCACAAAGATGGTGGCTCTCCGGGAGGGTGGGGCGGGCTTAGCCCGAAGTCTGGGCGGGCGGGAAGTAACCCCCCAAACCAATGATCCGGGCGAATTGCGGCTGCTGAACGTGGTGGCAGAAATGGCCCTGGCGTCGGGAACGCCCATCCCAGCGGTGTATCTGTTGGATCATGAATCCAGCATCAATGCCTTTGCCGCCGGATTTTCCCCCGAAACAGCGGTGATTGGCGTCACGAAGGGCTGTCTAGACCAACTCAGCCGCGACGAATTGCAGGGGGTGATCGGCCACGAATTTAGCCACATCGTCAACGGCGATATGGGCCTCAACCTTAAGCTGATTGGGCTGTTGCAGGGGCTCTTGTTAATCCACATCCTGGGCCGATTGATTTTGCGCTATGGCAACTTTGGCTCCGGTCGCCGCAGCGGCAATAGCGACAATAAGGGGATGGCCATCCTCTTTGTTGCCGCCCTGGCCATGGCCATCATTGGCAGCATTGGGCTGCTCTGTGGACGGTTGATTAAAAGTGCCGTGTCGCGCCAGCGGGAATTCTTGGCCGATGCCTCGGCGGTGCAGTTTACCCGCAACCCCGATGGCCTCGCGGGAGCCCTGACCAAGCTGGGGCAACTTTCCGGCGGCTCCAAAATTATGGCTCCCACCGCCGAGGAAGCCAGCCACCTGTTTTTTGGCGAAGCCCTGCCCGGTGTGGCCATGTTCGGCAGTTGGTTTGCCACCCATCCTCCCCTCCAAGACCGCATCCGTCGCCTGGGGAAGGTGCCCAATTTTGCCCAAAACTTTGCCCAAAGCGCAGTTTATAACCATCCCTCCACCCTGGCAGAGGGGTTAGTGGTGGGGTTGACCAACGAAGCCCCCGCTGCGGCCTCCTCCTACGCCCAGGGCCGATCATCTGTGCCACCCTCCCAGATTCCGACCTCCCAGATTCCGACCTCCCAGATTCCGACCTCCCAGATTCCGACCTCGCCCCAAGCCTTTATGGCCACCATTGGCACCATCGACAGTCGCCGTTTGGCCCAGGTGCAAGACTTTCTGAAAGATCTCGACCCCGCCCTCAAAGCGGCCCTACAACAGCCCGAAGGCGCTAGGGAAGTGGTATTCACCCTACTGTTGGATAGCCAAGCGACGGTGCAAACCCAGCAGACCCAGGTCATTGCCACCACCTATGGGGAAGACAGCGCCCAGCGGATGATGGATCATCGCCCAGCGGTGCAGGGCATGGACAGCCGCCAAACCCTGCCCCTGCTGGAGCTTACCGTACCCGCCCTGCGCCAACTGAGCACCGAGGATAAGAAAACCTTTTTCGGCACCCTGCAAGCGTTGATTAAGGCCGACGGTCGCCTATCGCTGTCGGAGTATGTACTTCAGCTCATTCTGCGGAAACGGCTAACCGAGGCCACCGCCAAGCCCGAAGTCACCAGCCTCGATGCCCTCTGGGCCGATGCCGTCACCCTGCTCAGCCTCCTGGCCAAACTGGGTCATCCCAAACCGGAAGACGCCTTTTATGCCCTCAAAACGGGCCTGTATCAACTCCCCGGTGCCAAAAAACAAACCCTTCCCACCGCGCTGCCCGCCGCCAAGATTACCGACCTCAATAAAAGCCTCGCCACCCTAGAACAGGCCACCCCCAAGCTGAAGCAAGCCATTGTGGATGCCTGCGCCCACACCGTCCTAGCCGACAGCACCGTTACTCCCCAGGAGGCAGAACTGCTGCGGGCCGTGGTGATGGTGTTGGATTGCCCTGCGCCCCCCTTCCTCACCTAG
- a CDS encoding 4-hydroxybenzoate solanesyltransferase — protein sequence MASSPSPSAPSTVGAILRLLRWDKPTGRLILMIPALWSVFLAAAGQPPWPLVGVIVLGTLATSAAGCVVNDLWDRNIDPQVQRTKKRPLASRELSVAVAVVVLAVSLLCAYGLSLYLNSLSFWLCVLAVPFILLYPAAKRVFPVPQLVLSLAWGFAVLIPWAAVTGALQLPAWILWLAVVLWTLGFDTVYAIPDREDDRRIGVNSAALFFGDYTPKVVSLCFFGTWFLLVWLGAILFLAWPYWVSLAIALLLWSRQSYLLSRYNPPPRLYGKIFRQNVQLGFMVLLGMIFGSL from the coding sequence ATGGCCAGTTCTCCATCTCCCTCTGCTCCGTCCACGGTGGGGGCTATCCTGCGTCTGCTGCGGTGGGATAAGCCCACGGGTCGGCTGATTTTGATGATCCCAGCCCTGTGGTCGGTGTTTTTGGCGGCGGCGGGGCAACCGCCTTGGCCCTTGGTGGGGGTGATTGTGCTGGGCACCCTGGCCACCAGCGCGGCGGGGTGCGTGGTCAATGACCTCTGGGATCGCAATATCGATCCCCAGGTGCAGCGCACGAAAAAGCGGCCCCTAGCCTCCCGTGAGCTATCAGTAGCAGTGGCCGTCGTGGTGCTGGCGGTGTCGCTGCTCTGCGCCTATGGGCTGTCGCTGTACCTGAATTCCCTGAGCTTCTGGCTCTGTGTGCTGGCGGTGCCGTTTATTTTGCTCTACCCAGCGGCGAAGCGGGTGTTTCCGGTGCCGCAACTGGTGCTGTCTCTCGCCTGGGGCTTTGCGGTGCTGATTCCCTGGGCGGCGGTAACGGGTGCCCTGCAACTCCCGGCCTGGATTTTGTGGCTGGCGGTGGTGCTGTGGACGCTGGGCTTTGATACCGTCTACGCCATCCCCGACCGGGAGGATGATCGACGGATTGGCGTTAATTCGGCGGCACTGTTTTTTGGCGACTATACCCCTAAAGTGGTGAGCCTGTGCTTTTTTGGCACCTGGTTTCTGCTGGTGTGGTTGGGGGCCATTCTCTTCCTGGCTTGGCCCTACTGGGTGAGCTTAGCCATCGCCCTGCTGCTGTGGTCGCGCCAGTCCTACCTACTCAGCCGCTACAACCCTCCCCCCCGACTCTACGGCAAAATTTTTCGCCAGAATGTGCAGCTAGGCTTTATGGTGCTGTTGGGAATGATTTTTGGAAGTTTATAG
- a CDS encoding rhodanese-like domain-containing protein yields MAMSPEPPPFQAMSVETLAQRLAAGDDLQLIDVREPDELALASLPRFVNLPLSQFGVWGDTIHSQLEADKETAVLCHHGMRSAQMCAWLAQQGFTNLHNISGGIDAYSTVVDRSVPRY; encoded by the coding sequence ATGGCGATGTCACCTGAACCCCCTCCCTTCCAGGCCATGTCGGTGGAAACCCTGGCCCAGCGGCTGGCAGCGGGGGATGACCTGCAACTGATTGACGTGCGCGAACCCGACGAACTGGCCCTCGCCAGCCTGCCCAGATTTGTAAACCTGCCCCTCAGCCAGTTTGGGGTTTGGGGCGATACCATCCACAGCCAGCTCGAAGCTGATAAGGAAACCGCCGTCCTCTGCCACCACGGAATGCGATCCGCCCAGATGTGCGCGTGGCTAGCCCAGCAGGGGTTCACCAACCTCCACAACATCAGCGGCGGCATTGATGCCTACTCCACCGTGGTAGACCGATCCGTCCCTCGCTATTAA
- a CDS encoding NIL domain-containing protein, with protein sequence MKKRVKLTFPKRSIHMPITYRLAKDFNIAANIIRAQVAPNQVGTLVVELSGDIDQLNDGIDWLEAQDIQVSVASGEIVINEDLCVHCGLCTGVCPTRALTLDPTSFKLVFNRSRCIVCEQCIPTCPVQAISTNL encoded by the coding sequence ATGAAAAAACGGGTTAAACTCACCTTCCCCAAGCGGTCGATTCATATGCCGATCACCTATCGGCTGGCCAAGGATTTCAATATTGCCGCCAACATCATCCGCGCCCAGGTGGCCCCCAACCAGGTGGGCACGCTGGTGGTGGAACTGTCGGGGGATATCGACCAACTCAACGACGGCATCGACTGGCTGGAGGCCCAGGATATTCAGGTGTCGGTGGCCAGCGGCGAGATTGTGATTAATGAGGATCTGTGCGTCCATTGCGGTCTGTGTACCGGGGTTTGCCCCACCCGTGCCCTCACCCTCGATCCCACCAGTTTTAAGCTGGTGTTCAACCGCAGCCGCTGCATTGTGTGTGAGCAGTGCATCCCCACCTGCCCGGTGCAGGCTATTTCCACAAATTTGTAG
- a CDS encoding thioredoxin family protein, protein MAANVPSSGNTLRNLVVALAAILLTVAVFFGLRTQSATPSLATLAKTATPYELAQTNGKPTLLEFYADWCTSCQAMAPEMADLRQTYGDRVNFVMLNIDNDKWLPEMLEYRVDGIPHFVYFDQGSTPIATAIGEQPRSILADNLDALIASAPLPHAQTLGRASEIATDPLNRRAVIDDPRAHGSQVVN, encoded by the coding sequence ATGGCCGCAAACGTTCCTTCCTCTGGCAATACCCTGCGTAACCTGGTCGTTGCCCTAGCGGCGATTCTGCTCACCGTTGCCGTTTTCTTTGGGCTGCGAACCCAGTCGGCTACCCCTTCCCTCGCCACCCTGGCCAAAACCGCCACCCCCTACGAACTAGCCCAAACCAACGGCAAGCCCACCCTGCTAGAGTTCTACGCCGATTGGTGTACCAGTTGTCAGGCCATGGCCCCAGAAATGGCCGACCTGCGCCAAACCTACGGCGACCGGGTGAATTTCGTCATGCTCAACATCGACAACGACAAATGGCTCCCAGAAATGCTGGAATACCGGGTCGATGGCATCCCCCACTTCGTCTACTTTGACCAAGGCAGCACCCCCATCGCCACCGCCATTGGCGAACAGCCCCGCTCCATCCTGGCCGATAACCTGGATGCCCTGATTGCCTCGGCCCCCTTGCCCCATGCCCAAACCCTAGGCCGCGCCTCGGAAATTGCCACCGATCCCCTCAATCGCCGTGCCGTTATTGATGATCCCCGCGCCCACGGTAGCCAAGTGGTGAACTAA
- the nblB gene encoding phycobilisome degradation protein NblB, with amino-acid sequence MAITPDSVRELLHSEDYGDRLRAVNQLRELDLAAAFDLAQLAANDGNARVRYAAISQLASLGQQDLATVEPLLLRALTNDPEPDVQAAAADAIGGLQLRSAYADLAAVYHSTGEWLVQFSIIAALGELGEPQAFALLEEAVKSDNDLVVTAAIGALGELQDERAIPLLLSFTNHPDWQVRHRLVQALAQFSQTEAQTALQSLAQDSSAIVAEAAAQHRNG; translated from the coding sequence ATGGCGATTACCCCCGATTCTGTGCGTGAACTACTGCATTCCGAGGACTATGGGGATCGCCTGCGGGCGGTGAACCAACTGCGAGAACTCGACCTTGCCGCCGCCTTTGACCTGGCCCAACTCGCCGCCAACGATGGCAACGCCCGCGTCCGCTATGCCGCCATCAGCCAACTGGCCAGCCTGGGTCAACAAGACCTCGCTACGGTAGAACCCCTGCTGCTCCGCGCCCTGACTAATGATCCCGAACCCGACGTGCAGGCTGCCGCTGCCGACGCCATTGGTGGCCTACAACTCCGCAGCGCCTACGCCGACCTGGCAGCGGTGTACCACAGCACCGGAGAGTGGCTGGTGCAGTTCAGCATCATTGCCGCCCTGGGCGAACTGGGCGAACCCCAAGCCTTTGCCCTGCTGGAGGAAGCGGTGAAATCCGACAACGATCTTGTCGTCACCGCCGCCATTGGTGCCCTCGGCGAACTCCAAGACGAGCGGGCCATTCCCCTGCTGCTCTCCTTTACCAACCACCCCGATTGGCAGGTGCGCCATCGCCTAGTGCAAGCCCTGGCCCAATTTTCTCAGACTGAGGCCCAAACAGCCCTGCAAAGCCTTGCCCAAGACAGTTCGGCCATCGTTGCCGAAGCCGCCGCCCAGCACCGTAACGGGTAA
- a CDS encoding ATP-binding protein, whose translation MVATSPPLSQQKWGTLSFVSTLYLHPVLDILVAEVPKQWQAEIRLGLQEALVNAAKHGNGLDPSKQVSVKYTATGSHFWWVIADQGQGFSHPCPCTEFTYDECKSHVSDCGRGLYILHQIFDQVNWCSGGRELHLNKRIAPARRLPIIL comes from the coding sequence GTGGTTGCAACTTCTCCGCCCCTGAGTCAGCAGAAGTGGGGCACGCTGAGCTTTGTTTCTACCCTATATCTACACCCAGTGCTAGATATTTTGGTGGCCGAGGTTCCTAAACAATGGCAGGCCGAAATTCGCTTAGGGCTGCAAGAAGCCCTGGTTAATGCCGCGAAGCACGGTAATGGCCTTGATCCCAGCAAGCAGGTGTCCGTCAAATACACCGCGACGGGCTCTCACTTTTGGTGGGTCATTGCCGATCAAGGCCAAGGCTTTTCCCATCCCTGCCCTTGCACCGAGTTTACCTACGACGAATGCAAGTCTCACGTGAGCGATTGTGGTCGAGGACTCTACATTCTCCACCAAATCTTTGATCAAGTGAACTGGTGCAGCGGCGGTCGCGAACTTCACCTCAACAAGCGCATCGCGCCCGCCCGCCGTCTGCCCATTATTCTCTAA
- a CDS encoding DUF6439 family protein, which produces MTFSPSIGFPKAHSSLESLSDLELAQVLAERLAIQPNDWHRLNRNRQVRAQEQLAAALVYLLSQQPDEAIPRVEQALGWLNRTVTAPPCPTHGQPKGTDSPSAS; this is translated from the coding sequence ATGACGTTTTCGCCTTCCATCGGCTTTCCCAAGGCCCATTCATCCCTGGAGTCCCTGTCGGATTTAGAACTGGCCCAGGTGCTAGCCGAGCGTTTGGCCATTCAGCCCAATGATTGGCATCGGCTGAACCGCAACCGCCAAGTCCGCGCCCAAGAACAACTGGCAGCGGCCCTCGTCTATCTCCTGAGCCAACAACCCGATGAAGCCATCCCCAGGGTAGAACAGGCCCTAGGCTGGCTAAATCGCACCGTAACGGCTCCCCCTTGTCCTACCCACGGCCAGCCCAAGGGCACCGATTCACCGTCGGCAAGCTAA
- a CDS encoding YchJ family protein: MGFCPKVCPCGSGLDWQGCCGPYLLGERYPTTAEALMRSRYTAFTQGQVDYLIATHHPTQRTPNQRQQLVQSIQNTTWLGLRVLQTQQGQSGDRQGQVEFIAYYQDPQPGQIHERSRFSKMRDRWFYVDGDQLPPVVPRRNDPCWCGSGKRYKHCHG; the protein is encoded by the coding sequence ATGGGTTTCTGTCCAAAGGTCTGTCCCTGTGGCAGCGGGCTTGACTGGCAAGGGTGTTGCGGCCCCTACCTCCTCGGTGAGCGCTACCCAACCACGGCAGAGGCCCTGATGCGGTCGCGATATACGGCCTTTACCCAGGGGCAGGTTGATTACCTCATCGCTACCCACCACCCTACCCAGCGAACGCCCAACCAGCGCCAGCAGTTGGTTCAGAGTATTCAAAACACCACCTGGTTAGGCTTGCGGGTGCTGCAAACCCAGCAGGGTCAGTCTGGGGATCGCCAGGGCCAGGTAGAATTTATCGCCTATTACCAAGATCCCCAACCGGGGCAAATCCACGAGCGATCCCGGTTTAGCAAGATGAGAGACCGCTGGTTTTACGTGGATGGGGATCAACTGCCGCCTGTGGTGCCCCGTCGGAACGATCCCTGCTGGTGTGGCAGCGGCAAACGCTACAAACACTGCCATGGCTAG